Within Bremerella sp. JC817, the genomic segment GCGTCGATACCCAGGTTTACCACGGCTTCCTCCGCTGCAACGCCAAGGGTGCGATCACCGGCGTGGGCAATGCGTTGCCAAAAGAAATTCTGCGGCTGATCGACTTGTGCGAGAAAGGTGCCGCCGGCTGTGCCGAGTCGCGTCGCCTGGCTTGGGAACTGAACGAAGCGTTGACCGTGTTGTCGACCTTCGACGAAGGCCCCGACCTGGTGCTGCACTACAAGTACCTGATGGTGCTGGAAGGTAACCCAGAGTACGAGCATCACTTCAACGAGAGCGACAAGCTGAGCAGCAGCCAGCGTGAATACCTGAAGGCCCAGTGGGAACTGTTCCGCAAGTGGTGGGATTCGTGGCCAGGCTCGAAGGCTTAAGTTCGATTCTCTATCACTTTGCAACCTGGGAACACGCTCGATGATTTCGGCATCGCGTCCTGAACATGTGCTGATTGTTGGCTCTGGCATCGTAGGTATCGCCTGTGCGCATTACCTCAGCAAACAGGGCTTGAAGGTGACGGTGATCGATCGTTCGACCATCGCCGGCGCGTGTTCCCATGGCAATTGCGGCTACATCTGCCCTAGCCACGTTCTTCCCTTGACTGAGCCCGAAGCCCTCGGCACGGCGTTCAAGTCGCTGTTTCAGCCGAACGCTCCGTTCCGAGTCAAACCTCGCTTCAGCCCTGCGATGTGGAACTGGATGTGGCAGTTCGCTCGGCGCTGCAATCATCGTCAGATGCTGACCGCTGGCGTGGCCTTGAAAGCGATCCTGGACTCCGCCATGAGCGAGTATCGCGAATTGCTCAAGAGCGAGCCAATCGAGTGCGAATGGAAAGAGACCGGACTGCTTTACGTCCTGCAAACGGCCAAGGGGATGCGCGCATTCGCCGAAACTGACCGGATGCTGACCGATCACTTCGGAGTCTCGGCGCGGCGGATTGATGGCAGTGAACTTGCCAACTTCGAGCCCGCCCTGAAAGATAATCTTGCCGGAGCGTTTCATTATGAAGGAGACGCTTCGGTTCGACCTGACTTGCTCAATTCGCAGTGGGCGGAACTCTTGAAACAGCGCGGCGTGACGTTCCTCGAAAACTGCGAACTGAAGCATATCGAGAAAGCAGGCGGGCGAATCGTTCGCCTCCATACATCACACGGCGAGCTCGAGGCGGATCGTTTTGTGATTGCGACCGGTGCCTGGAGCACGCGGCTTGGCAGAGTCTTAGAGTGCCGGATTCCGATCGAGCCTGGCAAGGGCTATTCGGTCACGATGTCACGTCCCGATCCTTGCCCACGTTATCCGATGCTTCTACCAGAGCACAAGGTAGGCGTCTCGCCGTTCGACGGGGGCTATCGCCTTGGATCGATGATGGAGTTTTGTGGATATGACGAATCGATTCCGGAAAACCGGATCGCGCAGCTTCGTTCGTCCGCCGAGCCCTACTTGCGATCCCCTTCCACGAACGAAACCCAGCAAACCTGGTATGGCTGGCGACCGATGACCTGGGACAGCCTGCCGATCATCGGCCGCACACCGCGTCTCGAGAATGCATTTCTGGCAACCGGGCATAACATGCTGGGGCTGAGCATGGCCACGGCGACCGGCAAACTGGTCGCCGAGCTGGTGACGCATGTTTCGCCGCATATCGATCCTCTCCCCTATTCGCCGGCCCGGTTCGTCTAGTCACGTTCGGCAATTCAGGTGCGGAGTTTTTACCCAAATCACCACTGCAATGGGTGGTTATTTGGGTTAAGATGGACGTGCTTTCCTCAAATCCCCCTGCCCTGAACGCTCTATTCGACGAGGTGCTCCTTGAATCGCACGCCCCAATCGCTTGCGCGACATCTCTTTTTGTTGATGTTGGTTTTTCTTCCTACGGCTGCCTGTCTGGGCGCGGAAGATGCCAAGCGGCCTGATCGCAATGTTATCTTCTTCATCACCGACGATGAGAGCCCCACGCTCGGCTGCTATGGCGATCCGGTCGCCAAGACACCGAACATCGACAAGCTGGCCGCCGACGGAACCGTGTTCCTTAACGCGTTCGCCACCACGGCCAGTTGCAGCGCCAGTCGCTCGGTGGTGATGACCGGTCTGCACAATCACATGAATGGGCAGTATGGGCACACACATCACTTCCACAAGTTCTCGTCGTACCACGACGTGGTGAGCCTGGCCCTTCCCCGTTTGATGGCCGACGCCGGATATCGCACGGCGCGCTGTGGCAAATATCACGTCGCCCCGGAAGCGGTCTTTCATTTCGAGAAAACCATTCCAGCCAACGAACGTTCGACGGTCGAGATGGCGGAAAACTGCCGCGAGTTCATCACGGAGAATAGCGAACAACCATTCTTCCTTTACTTCGCCACCAGCGATCCACATCGTGGCGGAGGCGTCGACAAGACTTCGACGCTGGAACTGAAGCCAAACCTGTTTGGGAACAAGCCGAACAAGAAGGCTTACCCTGGCGTCGATGAAG encodes:
- a CDS encoding FAD-dependent oxidoreductase codes for the protein MISASRPEHVLIVGSGIVGIACAHYLSKQGLKVTVIDRSTIAGACSHGNCGYICPSHVLPLTEPEALGTAFKSLFQPNAPFRVKPRFSPAMWNWMWQFARRCNHRQMLTAGVALKAILDSAMSEYRELLKSEPIECEWKETGLLYVLQTAKGMRAFAETDRMLTDHFGVSARRIDGSELANFEPALKDNLAGAFHYEGDASVRPDLLNSQWAELLKQRGVTFLENCELKHIEKAGGRIVRLHTSHGELEADRFVIATGAWSTRLGRVLECRIPIEPGKGYSVTMSRPDPCPRYPMLLPEHKVGVSPFDGGYRLGSMMEFCGYDESIPENRIAQLRSSAEPYLRSPSTNETQQTWYGWRPMTWDSLPIIGRTPRLENAFLATGHNMLGLSMATATGKLVAELVTHVSPHIDPLPYSPARFV